DNA sequence from the Armigeres subalbatus isolate Guangzhou_Male chromosome 1, GZ_Asu_2, whole genome shotgun sequence genome:
CTCTGTTCAGCAGTTTTTAGCAAGTTCTGTCTCGGCAGTGTCATATAAAAAGCCACCACAGTTTGTAAAATTCGTAACATTCATCCCTTAAAATacaattctgtttttacacgatttacattttcgcAGCTTTACGCTTATTAAAAATGTTAACCGTACGTTACTTATTactgttccagagaaaactttcaTTCAttcgtgaaaatatagcttctaATCTTTCATTCTCTGGGtagtccggaggaattcctggaggaacttccggaggaattcctggagaaacttccggaggaattcctggaggaacttccggaggaattcctggaggaacttccggaggaattcctggaggaacttccggaggaattcctggaggaacttccggaggaattcctggaggaacttccggaggaattcctggaggaacttccggaggaattcctggaggaacttccggaggaattcctggaggaacttccggaggaattcctggaggaacttccggaggaattcctggaggaacttccggaggaattcctggaggaattcctggaggaacttccggaggaattcctggaggaacttccggaggaattcctggaggaacttccggaggaattcctggaggaacttccggaggaattcttggaggaacttccggaggaattcctggaggaacttccggaggaattcctggaggaacttccggaggaattcctggaggaacttccggaggaattcctggaggaacttccggtggaattcctggaggaacttccggaggaattcctggaggaacttccggaggaattcctggaggaacttccggaggaattcctggaggaacttccggaggaatttctggaggaacttccgaaggaattcctggaggaacttccggaggaattcctggaggaacttccggaggaattcctggaggaacttccggaggaattcctggaggaacttccggaggaattcctggaggaacttccggaggaattcctggaggaacttccggaggaattcctggaggaacttccggaggaattcctggaggaacttccggaggaattcctggaggaacttccggaggaattcctggaggaacttccggaggaattcctggaggaacttccggaggaattcctggaggaacttccggaggaattcctggaggaacttccggaggaattcctggaggaacttccggaggaattcctggaggaacttccggaggaattcctggaggaacttccggaggaattcctgaaggaacttccggaggaatttctggaggaacttccggaggagctcctggaggaacttccggaggagctcctggaggaacttccggaggagctcctggaggaacttccggaggagctcctggaggaacttccggaggagctcctggaggaacttccggaggagctcctggaggaacttccggaggagctcctggaggaacttccggaggagctcctggaggaacttccggaggagctcctggaggaacttccggaggagctcctggaggaacttccggaggaattcctggaggaacttccggaggaattcctggaggaacttccagaggagttcctggaggaacttccggaggagttcctggaggaacttccggaggagttcctggaggaacttccggaggagttcctggaggaacttccggaggagttcctggaggaacttccggaggagttcctggaggaacttccggaggagttcctggaggaacttccggaggagttcctggaggaacttccggaggagttcctggaggaacttccggaggagttcctggagcggaggagttcctggaggaacttccggaggagttcctggaggaacttccggaggagttcctggaggaacttccggaggagttcctggaggaacttccggaggagttcctggaggaacttccggaggagttcctggaggaacttccggaggagttcctggaggaacttccggaggagttcctggaggaacttccggaggagttcctggaggaacttccggaggagttcctggaggaacttccggaggagttcctggaggaacttccggaggagttcctggaggaacttccggaggagttcctggaggaacttccggaggagttcctggaggaacttccggaggagttcctggaggaacttccggaggagttcctggaggaacttccggaggagttcctggaggaacttccggaggagttcctggaggaacttccggaggagttcctggaggaacttccggaggagttcctggaggaacttccggaggagttcctggaggaacttccggaggagttcctggaggaacttccggaggagttcctggaggaacttccggaggagttcctggaggaacttccggaggagttcctggaggaacttccggaggagttcctggaggaacttccggaggagttcctggaggaacttccggaggagttcctggaggaacttccgtaggagttcctggaagaacttccggaggagttcctggaggaacttccagaggagttcctggaggaactcccggaggaattactggaggagcttccggaggaattcctagaggacttccggaagaattcctggaggaaattccggggaaacttccagaggaattcccggaggaacttccggaggagttcccggaggaattcctggaggaacttccagaggagttcctggaggaacttccggaggagttcctggaggaacttccggaggagttcctggaggaacttccggaggagttcctggaggaacttccggaggagttcctggaggaacttccggaggagttcctggaggaacttccggaggagttcctggaggaacttccggaggatttcctggaggaacttccggaggagttcctggaggaacttccggaggagttcctggaggaacttccggaggagttcctggaggaacttccggaggagttcctggaggaacttccggaggagttcctggaggaacttccggaggagttcctggaggaacttccggaggagttcctggaggaacttccggaggagttcctggaggagtttctggaggaaccttcagacgatttcctggaggaaccttcagacgatttcctggaggaacttccggagagttactggaggaacttctaaaggagTTCTaaaggggaacttccggaggagttcctgggagaacttccggaggagttcctgtaggagcttccggaggacttcctgtagggacttccggaggagttcctgggaggacttccggaggagttcctaaaggaacttccggaggagtatTGGGCGACCAAATTAAAgtatcgtgggttctttgatcaattttgcaTGGAAGGCAGTCGTTTTGTCCCAGTTttgtgcatattaccccagacACCCCTACTGGTTTTGAGACACTTGTTGAACTTATTTATTCACGTATCAAGTTTCATTTTAGCATGTAGGGGGAAACAATTGGTATATCTGCAATCTGCATACGATGACGATGCAGAGAATAATCCCCATCCAAGGCTCTTTTAGCTGTTTGCAgggaataaaataattttatcgaGTTCGGCTTCGTTATGTACCTTGGCGATAAAGCTGATAAGCGATAAAGCGATAAGGGCGATAAGCGCTGATAAAGCGATAAAGCGAGCTgcaataaacaagttatttagactaTTACTCGGTAATATTCGATTCCTCCTTAGTTTTTATATGATTATTGGTATAAAAAATCCTGGAATCTCATTTTAAAGGGgacgcgaaaaaaaaaagttgttcgggacccCGGAACCCCtctgtagatttttttcaaatagtctgAAAGCTgtagagctatattttcacgtagtgaatGGTTTGGCGATGctatttttttgtcataaaaGTCCCTCATACACACGCCGTGTATCGTGTTATCGATTGCTTATCTTAATCTGCATACGCActcaaaattcgaagaaattcgatGCTGTTCAAGCAGTTCAATTGTAAACCCCGTAGCCTCAAGTGACAATTTGGATCTATtccctagattttttttaaagctttatttatgtgttttttattgtcggcgtagcaccaacttagaattcggaagtcgggacttccgaaccgaactttcttccgaagtttcatttttcaaactaattgatgcgttgtttagcgcatctttaggcgaatccagcgcactacttccgaagttgggaaagttgcctgtatctggagaaaaatccaacttcggtataaaaaccggtaaaaatttattccggatagacaataacgTTACATTAAGTTCAACAAGGAATCCCCCGAAATGACGATCCCTATAGATGTGCCTGTGCCCGTCACCATTCTGCAAAAGGAGGATCGTGTGAATGTGACAAGAGAAGCAAACCAGTTCACTGTTGATGATGTCGATGATGTCGAAGAAAGTGCCAAATCGCCGCCAGTGTTCCTGGACACGGTGAATCCTCCGGGTGCAAAAGTCTACGCGATGAACGGAGCCAGACGTGGAAAAGTGCTGATCTACAACCAAGTCAAGTTCAGAAATCCGGATTACAGTGAGCGCATTGGAACGTACAAAGACGTCGAACGGCTGTATAATGTGTTTCCCCGATTGGGTTTTCTTCAGGAAGATATTAAAGTATATCATGATCTCGAGTACTACGATATTATGCAAACTTTTAAGGAGCGTGAGTAATGTTGAACATTAGATCGAATGATGCTGAAGTGCGATGGGTTTTTTATTTAAAGTTAGGCACGACAAAGATCTGGAGCAAGCAGACTGTCTGGTGGTTGTCATACTGACCCATGGCGAGGAAGGTAACATGTTGATGGCTCAGGACGTGTTGTACCCCGCTTACAATCTTCTGGAGAACTTCACACCAACGTCGCTTAGTTCTATGGCCGGTAAACCAAAGCTATTCATTGTTCAAGCTTGTCGTGGCCAGAAGCTGGACCGAGGCGTTCATCTGACAACAAAGCGGGAACCCAATAACAACGTTATCGATTTTGTTGACTCAGCACAGTTAACAAAGACTTTCTCCTATCCGGAATTTGCCGATTCCCTCATTATGACGAGTTCGCATTACGGTATGACCTTTTCCAACATTGGCGTAACTTCAACTAACATGTAGAGAATTTTCAGGATATTACTCGTTCCGCAATGAAACCGGCAGCTGGATGATTCAGGAGCTTTGCAACGTCATCGAGACATGTGATCTCGAAACGTCTTCCATCTACGATATACTGACGGAAACGAACAGTGCCGTAGCGATGCGGGTCAGCTGTGCGAGCGGGATCTTTAATGGGGCGAAGCAAATACCGAGCTTCTACTCCACGCTGACCAAGAAGTTGTACTTCGCACCAAAGTAAGGATCTATTTCTCTCActtcttataaaaaaaaatatgttgcaccATAAATACGATTATATAATATTAATTCAGATATTGCAACGAATAGaaagatatttgagttttccaaATAGTATGTCAATCTATCAGTGAGTTGTTCGTGTGGTCCTGGTGGGAAGTTTCTGACAGTTTGAAATgatatttacaaaatttaaatattctctATTATTTGCATTTATTGAAACAATATTATATAATCGTTTGGATGGTGCAAAATCAAAGCGTAAAACGTTTTGCAGAAAGTGTACGCCCTCATTGTTgcgaaatattttgtaatatttatgcACTCTCACTCCCTTCCAAAGCACACACGCTTAAAACGATCAACACATAAAAGTACAACACTTAAATGAGCGAGAGCTACACAGTCACAAAAATGGTTCGTGTGATGTTATTGAAGTTCGAGtcgtcattttttttaacagcATTATATTCCTCATAAAACCAGGAATCGGTACATACGTTTACATGTTAAAAACGACCGTTAACACGGCCgttcgaggcatttttgtgtctGTGTAACACCTTGGAAGAGCATAAACTTCTTAGGTAtggtaaaaagaagaaggatgtgTTCGAGTTCGACCGCAAACTGCGTTGTGTGATACCTCCGAATGTTTGTTGAATAATTAACATATTTACAAAGTAAATGAACTCCAGGAAGTGTTATGCCAGCTTTGTTTGAGATTCATTCAAAACTCAACTTCATACATTTCAAATTATTCAATGGTTATCAACAATTCCTTTGATGATTTTCAGCCCACGGCTGGCTTAGtgttatgcgctaattcgtccatggcgctagtatccgtcatatcaaattctcaatcactaaatactcgcgaatcgtaaactaaaaTAATGGTAGAAAGAAGTGTACACTACGatttaaattcatttaaattacattccggtgttacttacttgaaatacagttaaatttaactttgcgaCTGAGACTTTTTGCACAATTTTCTACGTTATCTGTGCGAggaaggaaaatccagttcgttcactcTTGTCGTTCACCAGACGCGCAACAtcgtcaccaaaatcaacgtaattcactgattttcaccgcactttttcacataaatttcccactgcgcactaaataaaagcaatgtttattgctcGAGTGAAAAATAATTGGAAAATTACTGCCGGaatgatctgttttttcaaactttagagcgtttgaaatttattttcttcgtcgccttgtttacAGTCGtaaaacgcgttgccaaactggcccttcgctggtcctagggggtacctcggtaaaaatgcgtaatggcggacatattacaatttcaatcaaaattcattgataaagttttgataattatgtattttttatttcaaaaatttatattgtacataatatgcaatgtGGTCAATAAATCTCAATTggcacaaccagcacaatgtatgaaggggctgcggaacaaaagatccaacgaacaaaacgtcgaatgaacaaaatgattttttttttcactaaaacttggttgcttcgttgcaagaggattagaagcatccttttacgcctctcggaagccttcttccaagccgctcgaaggcttcctttcaagaggctcggaagcctcctttcaagtggttatgctgccttctttcaagaggctctgaagcctcatttcaagaggttcggaagcctcctttcaagaggttcggaagcctcctttcaagaggctcggaagtcccctctcaagaggctcggaagcgtcctctcaagaggctcggaagcctcctctcaagaggcctcaagcctcctcctcaagaggctctggaagcctcctctcaagaggcctcaagcctcctctcaagaggcctggaagcctcctttcaagaggcctcaagcctcctctcaagaggcctgaagcctcctctcaagaggcctggaagcctcctctcaagaggtctggagcctcctctcaagaggcctggaagcctcctctcaaaaggcctcaagcctcctctcaagaggctcaggaagcctcctctcaagaggcctggaagcctcctctcaagaagcctggaagcctcctctcaagaggctcagcctcctcaagaggctcagggagccttctctcaagaggctcgggagccttctctcaagaggcctgggagccttctctcaagaggctcaggaagccttctctcaagtggctcggaagcctcctctcaagaggctcggaagcctcctctcaagaggctcggaagcctcctctcaagaggctcggaagccacctctcaagaggctcggaagcctcctctcaagaggctcggaatcctcctctCAAGATGCTCGTaaacctcctctcaagaggcacggaagcctcctttctagagcctttctagaggctcgaaagcctcttttctataggctcaaaagcctcctttaaagaggccccgaagcctctttccaagaggctcggaaggatattttcaaggggctcggaagcctcctttcaagaggctcaaaagcttcttttcaagaggctctgaagcctttttctaAGAGgatcggaaagctcctttcgggagactcggaagcctcttttcaagagattcggaagcctcctttcaagtggttaggttcccttcttttaagaggctcggcagcctcctttcaagaggctcggaagcctcgcttcaagaagctcagaattcttctttcaataagcttggaagcatactattaagaggctcagaagcgttctttccagatgcaacggaagcttccttttaagtggctcgaaaaccgccttcaagaggctcggaagcctctctacaagaagcctctaataaagtggcgcggaagcctactctaaagCGACTCAAAAacttaaaggaattcctccggaagttccttcaggaattcctccggaagttcctccaggaatttctccggaagttcctccaggaattcctccggaagttcctccaggaattcctccggaagttcctccaggaattcctccggaagttcctccaggaattcctccggaagttcctccaggaattcctccagaagttcctccaggaattcctccggaagttcctccaggaattcctccggaagttccgccaggaatgcctcaggaagttcctccaggaattccgccggaagttcctccaggaattcctccggaagttcctccaggaattcctccggaagttcctccaggaattcctccaggaattcctccggaagttcctccaggaattcctccggaagttcctccaggaattcctccggaagttcctccaggaattcctccggaagttcattcatttcatttatttagtctacatctatacagataacactgaatcaacaatttgacgccacaatacacggttcgaggccgcatctctccatcctcgaatacgccccacgctcgccaagtcgttctgcacctggtctgcccatctcgctcgctgcgctccacgtcgtctcgtacctgccggatcggaagcgaacaccatctttgcagggttgctgtccggcattcttgcaacatgccctgcccatcgtacccttccggctttagctaccttctggatactgggttcgccgtagagctgggcgagctcatggttcattcttcgccgccacacaccgtcttcttgtacaccgccaaagatggtcctaagcactcgtctctcgaatactccgagtgcttgcaagtcctcctcgagcattgtccatgtttcatgtccgtagaggactaccggtcttattaacgtcttgtacatgacacatttggtgcggtggcgaatctttttcgaccgcagtttcttctggagcccgtaataggcccgacttccacagatgatgcgccttcgtatttcatgactaacgttgttgtcagccgttagcaaggatccgaggtagacgaattcctcgaccacctcgaaggtatccccgtctatcgtaacactgcttcccaggcgggccctgtcgcgctcggttccgcccacaagcatgtactttgtctttgacgcattcaccaccagtccaacttttgttgcttcacgtttcaggcgggtgtacagttctgccacctttgcaaatgttcggccgacaatatccatgtcatccgcgaagcaaataaattgactggatctgttgaaaatcgtaccccggctgttacacccggctctccgcatgacaccttctagcgcaatgttgaacaacaggcacgaaagtccatcaccttgtcttagtccccggcgcgattcgaacaaactggagtgttcgcccgagatcttcacacagttttgcacaccatccaccgttgctttgatcagtctggtaagctttccagggaagctgttctcgtccataattttccatagctctactcggtctatactgtcgtatgccgccttgaaatcaacgaacagatggtgcgttgggacctggtattcacgacatttttgaaggatttgccgtacagtaaagatctggtccgttgtcgagcggccgtcaacgaagccggcttgataacttcccacgaactcgtttactaatggtgacagacgacggaagatgatctgggatatcactttgtaggcggcattaaggatggtgatcgctcgaaagttctcacactccagtttgtcgcctttcttgtagatggggcatataacccttccttccactcctccggtagctgttcgttttcccagattctgactatcagtttgtgcaggcaagtggccagcttttccgggcccatcttgatgagctcagctccgataccatccttaccagctgctttattggtctttagctgttgaatggcatccttaacttccctcaaggtggggctggttggcttccatcgtccgctgaactgacg
Encoded proteins:
- the LOC134217083 gene encoding caspase-6-like, yielding MTIPIDVPVPVTILQKEDRVNVTREANQFTVDDVDDVEESAKSPPVFLDTVNPPGAKVYAMNGARRGKVLIYNQVKFRNPDYSERIGTYKDVERLYNVFPRLGFLQEDIKVYHDLEYYDIMQTFKELRHDKDLEQADCLVVVILTHGEEGNMLMAQDVLYPAYNLLENFTPTSLSSMAGKPKLFIVQACRGQKLDRGVHLTTKREPNNNVIDFVDSAQLTKTFSYPEFADSLIMTSSHYGYYSFRNETGSWMIQELCNVIETCDLETSSIYDILTETNSAVAMRVSCASGIFNGAKQIPSFYSTLTKKLYFAPKSNSFLHRAMQHLSGIRFDTSCLFDYFRSK